The Synechococcales cyanobacterium T60_A2020_003 genome contains a region encoding:
- a CDS encoding IS5/IS1182 family transposase, with protein sequence YHRRSIAETTMFRFKTIFGGNLSARQFDNQAVELFIKCVALNRMIQIAKPDSYKVEG encoded by the coding sequence GCTATCATCGTCGTTCGATTGCTGAAACTACCATGTTCCGCTTTAAGACTATTTTTGGGGGCAATCTCAGTGCACGTCAATTTGACAATCAAGCCGTGGAATTGTTCATCAAATGTGTTGCGCTCAACCGCATGATTCAGATCGCTAAACCCGATAGCTACAAGGTTGAAGGTTAA